CAGGAACAAGCAGCCCCCGCCGGTCGAGCGCCTCGATGAGTGCGTCCCAATCGAGATCAGGCCGTGCGAGCGTGCGCGCAATATCGACAAGCCAATCGCTATGCGTATGGGCATCGAGAGAGCCGTGACCGATGGCAAGAGCGATCCGGTCCGCCGCGGAGGGAATAAAGACCGGGATGCCTTCAAACTCGGCGGTAAGCGCGCGCGCCCAGAGGCCCTCCTCACTGTCCTCACCGCCCGCCTGCACCCGATTAAAGGCGACCTGGTGAATATCGATATCACCGAACTGGCCCTTGAAGAAATTCATGGCGCGAAGCGCCGTGGCGCGTGCCCGCAATCTCAACGACCCCGCGCCCGTCGCCGCGCTCCATCCGGCGTCGAGCAGCACACCGAACGCCTCGGACATATGCTTGCGCTGCACCAGAATATCGATGTCGTGCGACATGCGGCTGCGCCGCAGCGCCCGGTCCGCCGCGATATGGCTCGCGCCCTTGAGCAGCATGAACGGAACTTTCGCATCGGCCAGCGCCGCCAGCGCCTCGGTGGAATCGCGCATCGCGATCTGCGATTTGGTCCATAGCATTCTTTGGAGGCCGATCAGGCGCGGCAGCGCCGGGCTGGCGGACAGTCTTTTGCCAAAGCGTTCGGACAGCGCAGCGAGCAGGCGATGTTCGCGAAATCCCATGGCATCGATGTCATGCGTCGCAAGCCATGACACGCCGGCGCGCGAAGCCACCTCATCATCGGGCGAGAGAACAGCCTTGAGCAGCAGGTCGAGCCCGCCCGAGGGCCAGGCCCAGCCATAGTCCGGAAAACGGCGCGTGACGGAAGTGCTCATTGGCCCTGCGCCTTGCGGCGCTGCATGGCCAACCAGGCAACATGCAGATAACCGCGATCCTTATTGTCGTCCCGCCCATACGACATGCTGCCCGGATGGACGCGCCGGAGCAGCATCACCTCGTCGAGCATATCGAAGCGTAACCCGATTTCCTTGGCGCGTCCGATCCAGTCGATCATATCGCCGCGCGAGCCCGGCGGATCGATGACCGGACCGACTTTGCGGGCCGCAGCGCTGTGAATGACGATCGTGCTGCGCGACCAGCCGGGTGTCAGTTTGTTGCTTCCGGCTTCGACGCCGTCCGTGCGGAATGTCCGCATGTGGCAGAAGACGCCATGACAGTCCGGATTCGCTGCGAGATGACGAAGCTGGGTTTCCATTTTTTCCGGCGTGAAGAGATCGTCGGCATCGACCATGGCCAGAACTGCGCAGGACACTTCATCCATGCCGCGATTGGTGGCGGCGCCGCAGCCCGCATTCTCCTGCCGGACAACACGCACAAGCGGGCTCGCGGCGGACGCAATCTCGCCCGTGCCGTCGCTCGATCCATCGTCCACGACAATGATCTCTTTTGGAGGCACCGTCTGCGCAACAACGGACTGGATCGTTTCGGCAATCGTCGAAGCGCCGTTGAAGACCGGAATAATGACTGAATAATCAGGCCACATAGATCAAGTCCGCCGTCTCAACTGTTCTGCTGCTTGTGCCGCTTGGCGCGCTTGGCGACCATCTGATGCATGAGCGCGATGCGGCGTTTATTGGCGGCAAGGTTCAGCGGCTTGCTATGCCATGGCGTTTGGGCCCTCAGAGCCAGATAGTCCTCAAACAGAGGATGCTTACAGCTCGTCGAAAGCGGCTTTTCGGGAATGAAATGGATGACATGGGCGGCGTCGAACGCCCCGCGTGGCAAAGGCTCGTGCGAAAAGAAATTCCAGGTCCGGTCGAGCTTTTTGATCCGCCCGTCCAGAATGAAATTGATCGCATCCTGATCCGGCCAGTAATCGTCGCGGCCTTCGGCAAATTTTATGCAGCGATTGCCGATATCGAGATCCCGCCAAGTATCGAGATCGAACAGCAGAACGCCGGCATTGAAATAGATGCCGTCTTCCGGTCGGCCAAGGCGTGTATTGGCAAGCTTCTGGACGGTTGCCGGCGCCGCATCTTCGACTGCGGCCGCAAGGTTCGAGCCGAGATCCGTATCGAACAGGGGCCGCAGAGAGCGGTTTATGAGGATGTCGCTGTCGAGATAAAGCACGCGGCCGCTGTCCGTCAGGAGATCGGGCAGCATCAGCCTTATGTAAGTCGCGGTGCTGTAAAAGCTGAAATTCAGATCGGCGATCTGCCGCCGCGCTACGCCGAGATCGATATAGCGGATGGCGATGGGCGCCGCACAGAGCCGCAGCGCCTCGACCGTCTCGGGGTTGAGTTGATCGCCGACGACAACGAGATCCGCATCGGCAATATCGCCGTTCACGGCGAGCGAGCGCAGAAAGACTCCGGCCATTTCGGCGTAGTTTTCGTCGGTGGCACAGGCGATGATCATGGCACTTGTCTCACCTCAACGACGCATAGCGGTCGTCAGCCAGCGCCATATAGTCGAAGAAGCGCGGGATATCGCCGAGGCTCGGATCGCGCATTCGCTTCTGGGCGTGATCGAGGATGACTTTCAGGAAATAACGGCGCGACTCTTCGGCATTGCGGGTCGTATTGCCTGGATGCCGGCGGTAGAAGATCGACACATGATCGAGCATCAGATGCTTCTGCGGACGTGTGAAGAAGCGCAGCAGGAACTCCCAATCCTCGGCCTGTTTGAGGTTTTCGTCGAAACGACCCAGCGCCTGGATGGCGGATTTACGGAACAGCGCCGTCGTCAGGCTGATGCCGCGCATCGTGCACTGGAGCACGTTTTCCGGCGGGGCGAGATCGTCATTGTCGATCTCGTGCGCCAAAGTCATCAGCGAATAGGTCATGTCGAGTTTGGGATCTGCGAGGAAATAGGGAATTTCCGTCGCAAAGCGTCCCGGCGCCGAAATGTCGTCGGAGTCGAGAAAGGTCACAAGATCTGCATCCGGCGCGATATTGTCGAGGCCGGTATTGCGGGCGCGGGCGACACCGACATGATCCTGACGGACAAGCCGGATGCTGGAGTTTTTGCCCGCATACTCTTCGACGACATCGACGGTCCGGTCCGTCGAACCGTCATCGACGACGATGATGTCGAGATCGGCGGCATCGGTCTGCCGCAGCAGCGAACGCAAAGCGGGGCCGATATAAGGCTCGCGGTTGAAGGCGGGAATGATGATGCTGATCTTCATTGCGCCACATCCCCGATAAAGCGGGTGATCGCTGCGGAGACTTCTTCCGGATCGCGGCCGAGATCGAGGCGGAAACAGGGAAGCCGCCGCGTCGCTTCGCTGAAGAAGCGGAAGCCGCTCTCGCGCTCGCCCGGCATCTGATAAATCGAGGAGACGGCCAGCGCCATCATGGCCTGGCTGCGCGAAATCGGACTGATTTTCGTTTCCGCCGTGCGCGCGACGCGCGGCACAAGCATCGCCCTTATACGAAGTTCGTCCGGCACCGGAACCCGGCTGATCTCGTTCAGCCTGAATTCGTGCTTGCCCTGCCAGTTCAGCGCACCTGCATCGGTATGTTCCGCAAGGCCGAGCCGGGCAAAGCCTTCGGCATCCTGCTTCAGCGTCGCGTAGACAGGATATGCCCGCACATCCTCCTTCAGATCGAGCAGAACATAATCGTCACCGACGCTCTGCAGCCCGTGCAGCAGGCCGCCGATCACCGTGCCGGATTTTCCACTGCCGCCCGCCCCCGCGAGAAGAACGCCGGTGCCGTCAACGCCGAGCGTGCCCGCATGCGAAAGCCGCATGCCGCGATCCGCATAATACCAATGGAGGAAAGGCCGCAGCGGCGCGCCGGTTTCCCAGGGTGGAAATGCGGTCGGCCCCGTCATCAACTCGACGCCGACGCGCCGGCCGATATCGAGAACGTGCCAATGCGTCAGCTCGTGATAGAGCGAGGCGAAGAGACCGGCTTCGGCAAGCGTCTCGGCGATCTGGTGCGATGCGTAGATTTCATCGCCCCAGACGGCCGGCGGCGAAATGCCCTCGATGCCGGCATGAGCGATGAAAAATTCCACGCTGTCGTCCGGCGGCAGTGGCTCGGATTTTCCGGCAGGCAGAAAATTGCGTGTCGCGGCGGCTTCAAGCGGCCCGCCGATCCCTCTCATCGTCACTCGGACGCCGGGAAGATCTACGTGCAGTTCGTGAGAGAAGGCATCGCGCGCGGCAATCGCCTGGTCGACGACATAGCGCGCATAATCGACAACGGAGTTCTGCGTGACGTGCCGCGGAGCCGAAGACCAGGAAGCAGAAGACGGAAGCGCACTCATTCAAGCACCAGACTGGGGAACAATACGGCTGCGAAAACAGCCGCGGCCCTAGCACCCGCAGGCGCGTAACCTAATCCCAGCACTGCGCTTTCCGCTCCCCCGAGCACCGGGAGATAAGCACAGGCTCAAGCGAAGGTCTAATGCGCAGCGTATGTGCCGAAGCTTCCGCCAAACCGGACCCGCTCCGTCGCTTTGCGTTTAAGTGGCTGATTTTGAAATATTATTTTTGGAAAAGCGAAGTGTGGCGTGATTGCCGCGTCCCGGGGTTCTTCGTGCTACTGGCTGCGCGTGCGGCGGATCGCATCTTCCCAGCCGGCTAGCTTCTTCCGGCGCTGGTCTTCTTCCATGCCCGGCGTGAACTGCTTCTGCAGACGCCAGCTGCGGCCGAACTCTTCCGGCGCCGGGCAGATCCCGGCCGCATAACCCGCGAGATAGGCCGCGCCGAGCGCCGTCGTCTCGGAGATTTCCGGCCGGTCGACCTTCGCGTCCAACACATCGGCCAGGAACTGCATCGTCCAGTCGGATGCCGCCATGCCGCCATCGACGCGCAATGTCGTATCGCCCGTTCCGGGCCAATCGGCGCGCATGGCCTGATAGAGATCGTAGGTCTGATAGCCGACGCTCTCGAGCGCGGCGCGCGCAAATTCGGCGCGGCCTGCGCCGCGCGACAGTCCTGTCATGACACCGCGCGCATCCGGCTCCCAATAGGGCGCGCCGAGACCGGTGAAGGCCGGCACGAGATAAACGTTCTGGTTCGGATCGGCCTGCTCTGCGAGGCCTTGCGTTTCGGATGCATGCTTGATGATGCCGAGCCCGTCACGCAGCCATTGCACCGCCGCGCCCGCAACGAAGATCGCGCCCTCAAACGCATAGGTGCGCTTGCCGCCGAGCTGATAGGCGACGGTTGTCAGAAGCCGGTTGTTCGATTGCACCGGTTTGTCGCCGACGTTCAAAAGCGCGAAGGCACCTGTGCCGTAGGTCACTTTCATCATGCCCGGCTTGAAACAGGCCTGACCGACAACGGCCGCCTGCTGGTCGCCGGCAATGCCGCACACTTTTATCTCGGCGCCGAAGAGATGCGCTTCCGTGGCTCCAAAGAGGCCCGCGCTGTCGCGGACTTCGGGCAGAACGGCACGCGGCACGCCGACGATCTCCATCAGTTCCGCATCGAATGCGCCCTTTTCGATATCGTAGATCATCGAGCGCGAAGCATTGGTCGCGTCGGTGGCGTGAACTTTCCCGCCGGTCATGCGCCACAGAAGAAAACTATCGACCGTGCCGAAGGCGAGATCCCCGCGCTCGGCAGCGGTTCGCGCGCCGTCCACCTTGTCCAGTATCCACGCGATCTTTGTGCCGGAAAAATAGGGATCGACGATCAGCCCCGTGCGTTCACTGACAAGCTTCTCGACGCCCTTCCTTTTCAGCGCCGCGCAGATATCGGCGGTGCGCCGGTCCTGCCAGACAATGGCGTTGTGAATTGCCTTGCCGGTCTTCCTGTCCCAGACGACCGTCGTTTCGCGCTGATTGGTGATGCCGAGCGCCGCGACTTCCGCGGCGCGCGTTCCGGCGCGGGCGAGAACTTCGTTGACCGTCGAAACGACGGTTGCCCACAGATCTTCAGGATCGTGCTCGACCCAGCCGGGCTGGGGAAAGTGCTGTTTGAATTCTTTCTGCGCGATTGCGAGAGGAACAAGCGTCTCGCTGAACAGGATGGCGCGGCTCGATGTCGTGCCCTGGTCGATCGCCAGTATATAGCCTTTGGACATCCGCGGTCTCCTGGCCCTTTTCTCCCGGCCGCTTTATGCGGCTCTCACGCGAGAGGCCGGGACGAATCCCGGCCTCCCTCATGCTCTTATAAAGACCGGCTACTTGGCAACGGCCGGCGTGCTGGCGCGCGCATTGGGCGGCGTTGCGGGCCACGACTTGATGAGCGTGTCGTAGTCCACCGTTTCGCCCTTCGGCTTTTCGTCCGCAAGCTTGGCCTGCGGCGCGATATTGCCGTCCGCCTTCGCCTTGTCGATCCAGTACTGAGCAGTCTCTTCCTTGTTCAGTTTCGGACCGCATTCGCCCTGGACACCGGCACGCTCAAGACGCCCCAGAACCTGGTCCTGGGCCGCTGCGAGCGCATCCATGGCCTCCTGCGGCGTCTTCGCACCCGACGACGCATCGCCGATGTTCTGCCACCACAGCTGAGCGAGCTTCGGATAGTCCGGGATGTTGATGCCCGTCGGGGTCCACTGCACGCGCGCCGGCGAGCGGTAGAACTCGACAAGACCGCCGAGCTTGGACGCCCGGTCAGTGAAGCTCTTGTCCCAGATATCGCTCTCGCGGATGAAGGTGAGACCGACATGGCTCTTCTTCAGCGAGACCGATTTCGACGTCACGAACTGTGCATACAGCCAGGCCGCCTTGCGACGGTCGACCGGCGTCGATTTCAGCAAGGTCCAGGAACCGGCGTCCTGATAGCCGAGCTTCATGCCGTCTTTCCAGTACGAGCCATGCGGCGACGGCGCCATGCGCCATTTCGGCGTGCCGTCCGCATTCACCACCGGCAGACCGGCTTTCACCATGTCGGCGGTGAAGGCGGTGTACCAGAAGATCTGCTGGGCGATCTGACCTTGCGCCGGAACCGGACCCGATTCCGAGAAGGTCATGCCGTTGGCCTGGGGCGGCGCATATTTTTTCATCCAGTCGATATATTTGACGATCGAATAGACGGACGCTGCGCCGTTGGTGTCGCCGCCGCGTGTGACGGACGAGCCGACAGGGTTGCAGCCTTCCATGCGAATGCCCCATTCGTCGACGGGCTTGCCGTTCGGAAGGCCCTTGTCGCCATTGCCGGCCATGGACAGCCAGGCATCGGTGAAGCGCCAGCCGAGCGAGGGATCTTTCTTGCCATAGTCCATATGGCCGAAGATTTTCTGGCCGTTCACTTCCTTCACATCATTGGTGAAGAACTCGGCGATGTCTTCATAGGCAGACCAGTTGACCGGCACGCCGAGATCGTAGCCGTACTTCGCCTTGAAGGCTTCCTTGTTTTTTGGATCGGTGAACCAGTCGTAGCGGAACCAATAGAGGTTCGCGAATTGCTGGTCCGGCAGCTGGTAAAGATGGCCGTCCGGCGCTGTCGTGAACGATTTTCCGATGAAATCGTCGATGTCGAGCGTCGGCAAGGTGACGTCCTTACCATCTTTCGCCATCCAGTCTGTCAGGTCGATCGCCTGCTTGTAGCGGAAATGCGTACCGATCAAATCCGAGTCATTGACCCAGGCATCGTAGATGTTCTTTCCCGACTGCATCTGCGTCTGGATTTTCTCGACGACGTCGCCTTCCTGGATGAGGTCGTGCGTCAGCTTGATGCCGGTGATTTCGGAGAAAGCTTTGGCCAGCGTCTTCGATTCATATTCATGCGTCGTGATGGTTTCGGAGACGACATTGATCTCCATACCCTTGAACGGTTCGGCGGCTTTGACGAACCATTCCATTTCCTTCATCTGCTCTCCTTTCGAGAGCGTCGAGGGCTGGAACTCGCTGTCGACCCAACGCTTTGCGGCATCCATATCCGCGAAAGCCGGAACGACCCCGAGCACCAGCGCCACGGCGGTTGCCGTGGCTGTCAGGTGTCCGCGCATTTTATTTCCTCCTGCGCCCATTTCTGTTCACCGCGCGCCGGACGCATAGCCACGCAGAATTCTTGTTTCTCGACCTACACCCAGCGAAACACGCCGAACGCATAGACGAGGGAAATCAGACTCGCCCAATAGAGCGGCACATCCGGCCCGATCAGGCCGAGCCAGGCGAGATGAATGAACGCCGAACCGAGCAGCGAGATGAAGAGGCGGTCGCCGCGCGTCGTGGAAATGCGCAGCGCGCCGAGACGCTCACCCGAGGGCGATGCGCGCTCCCATACGGTCATTGCGATCAGCAACGCGACAATGAAGGTGAAGAAGAGCGCGGTCTGCCAGGTCCACGCCATCCAGGCGAAAGCTTCCATCACACCCTCCCCAGGGCAAAGCCCTTGGCGATGTAATTGCGGACGAAATAGATGACGACGGCGCCGGGAACGATGGTGAGCACACCCGCAGCTGCAAGCACGCCCCAGTCGATACCGGACGCCGAAACCGTTCGTGTCATCGTCGCCGCGATGGGCTTTGCGGCAACCGATGTCAGCGTGCG
Above is a window of Terrihabitans soli DNA encoding:
- a CDS encoding nucleotidyltransferase family protein, with the translated sequence MSTSVTRRFPDYGWAWPSGGLDLLLKAVLSPDDEVASRAGVSWLATHDIDAMGFREHRLLAALSERFGKRLSASPALPRLIGLQRMLWTKSQIAMRDSTEALAALADAKVPFMLLKGASHIAADRALRRSRMSHDIDILVQRKHMSEAFGVLLDAGWSAATGAGSLRLRARATALRAMNFFKGQFGDIDIHQVAFNRVQAGGEDSEEGLWARALTAEFEGIPVFIPSAADRIALAIGHGSLDAHTHSDWLVDIARTLARPDLDWDALIEALDRRGLLVPAASTFSYLVQEIGYAVPAERLEDILKRAGGRPFSERLLLLECKPKSDLGLIGFLARGAAKQVRIRRSKRKRFGSREIVWPARVGKRVGAAEATLSDISTIEVAAKGPSVAEFVLQIHLPPARRRVDIELSTDTRHLAVLRYKKRNKTGGLREISFTGPVDLAEGETRLVLEARPSRFAHEWKDAKDANRYRSLAFAVCKATVSPRREPS
- a CDS encoding glycosyltransferase family 2 protein, producing the protein MWPDYSVIIPVFNGASTIAETIQSVVAQTVPPKEIIVVDDGSSDGTGEIASAASPLVRVVRQENAGCGAATNRGMDEVSCAVLAMVDADDLFTPEKMETQLRHLAANPDCHGVFCHMRTFRTDGVEAGSNKLTPGWSRSTIVIHSAAARKVGPVIDPPGSRGDMIDWIGRAKEIGLRFDMLDEVMLLRRVHPGSMSYGRDDNKDRGYLHVAWLAMQRRKAQGQ
- a CDS encoding glycosyltransferase family 8 protein, which produces MIIACATDENYAEMAGVFLRSLAVNGDIADADLVVVGDQLNPETVEALRLCAAPIAIRYIDLGVARRQIADLNFSFYSTATYIRLMLPDLLTDSGRVLYLDSDILINRSLRPLFDTDLGSNLAAAVEDAAPATVQKLANTRLGRPEDGIYFNAGVLLFDLDTWRDLDIGNRCIKFAEGRDDYWPDQDAINFILDGRIKKLDRTWNFFSHEPLPRGAFDAAHVIHFIPEKPLSTSCKHPLFEDYLALRAQTPWHSKPLNLAANKRRIALMHQMVAKRAKRHKQQNS
- a CDS encoding glycosyltransferase family 2 protein; the protein is MKISIIIPAFNREPYIGPALRSLLRQTDAADLDIIVVDDGSTDRTVDVVEEYAGKNSSIRLVRQDHVGVARARNTGLDNIAPDADLVTFLDSDDISAPGRFATEIPYFLADPKLDMTYSLMTLAHEIDNDDLAPPENVLQCTMRGISLTTALFRKSAIQALGRFDENLKQAEDWEFLLRFFTRPQKHLMLDHVSIFYRRHPGNTTRNAEESRRYFLKVILDHAQKRMRDPSLGDIPRFFDYMALADDRYASLR
- a CDS encoding serine kinase: MSALPSSASWSSAPRHVTQNSVVDYARYVVDQAIAARDAFSHELHVDLPGVRVTMRGIGGPLEAAATRNFLPAGKSEPLPPDDSVEFFIAHAGIEGISPPAVWGDEIYASHQIAETLAEAGLFASLYHELTHWHVLDIGRRVGVELMTGPTAFPPWETGAPLRPFLHWYYADRGMRLSHAGTLGVDGTGVLLAGAGGSGKSGTVIGGLLHGLQSVGDDYVLLDLKEDVRAYPVYATLKQDAEGFARLGLAEHTDAGALNWQGKHEFRLNEISRVPVPDELRIRAMLVPRVARTAETKISPISRSQAMMALAVSSIYQMPGERESGFRFFSEATRRLPCFRLDLGRDPEEVSAAITRFIGDVAQ
- the glpK gene encoding glycerol kinase GlpK, which codes for MSKGYILAIDQGTTSSRAILFSETLVPLAIAQKEFKQHFPQPGWVEHDPEDLWATVVSTVNEVLARAGTRAAEVAALGITNQRETTVVWDRKTGKAIHNAIVWQDRRTADICAALKRKGVEKLVSERTGLIVDPYFSGTKIAWILDKVDGARTAAERGDLAFGTVDSFLLWRMTGGKVHATDATNASRSMIYDIEKGAFDAELMEIVGVPRAVLPEVRDSAGLFGATEAHLFGAEIKVCGIAGDQQAAVVGQACFKPGMMKVTYGTGAFALLNVGDKPVQSNNRLLTTVAYQLGGKRTYAFEGAIFVAGAAVQWLRDGLGIIKHASETQGLAEQADPNQNVYLVPAFTGLGAPYWEPDARGVMTGLSRGAGRAEFARAALESVGYQTYDLYQAMRADWPGTGDTTLRVDGGMAASDWTMQFLADVLDAKVDRPEISETTALGAAYLAGYAAGICPAPEEFGRSWRLQKQFTPGMEEDQRRKKLAGWEDAIRRTRSQ
- a CDS encoding ABC transporter substrate-binding protein, coding for MRGHLTATATAVALVLGVVPAFADMDAAKRWVDSEFQPSTLSKGEQMKEMEWFVKAAEPFKGMEINVVSETITTHEYESKTLAKAFSEITGIKLTHDLIQEGDVVEKIQTQMQSGKNIYDAWVNDSDLIGTHFRYKQAIDLTDWMAKDGKDVTLPTLDIDDFIGKSFTTAPDGHLYQLPDQQFANLYWFRYDWFTDPKNKEAFKAKYGYDLGVPVNWSAYEDIAEFFTNDVKEVNGQKIFGHMDYGKKDPSLGWRFTDAWLSMAGNGDKGLPNGKPVDEWGIRMEGCNPVGSSVTRGGDTNGAASVYSIVKYIDWMKKYAPPQANGMTFSESGPVPAQGQIAQQIFWYTAFTADMVKAGLPVVNADGTPKWRMAPSPHGSYWKDGMKLGYQDAGSWTLLKSTPVDRRKAAWLYAQFVTSKSVSLKKSHVGLTFIRESDIWDKSFTDRASKLGGLVEFYRSPARVQWTPTGINIPDYPKLAQLWWQNIGDASSGAKTPQEAMDALAAAQDQVLGRLERAGVQGECGPKLNKEETAQYWIDKAKADGNIAPQAKLADEKPKGETVDYDTLIKSWPATPPNARASTPAVAK
- a CDS encoding DUF2160 domain-containing protein, whose protein sequence is MEAFAWMAWTWQTALFFTFIVALLIAMTVWERASPSGERLGALRISTTRGDRLFISLLGSAFIHLAWLGLIGPDVPLYWASLISLVYAFGVFRWV